From Maribacter dokdonensis DSW-8:
TATTACCATTTTCCATTTATGGCTTAAATCGGGAAAAACGTCAAATAAGCTATCAGATTTACAGCACTCATTATTTTTATTAAAAAGACTCGTCCATTTGTCAGAAGTCTGAACAATATTAAAATTAGTATCAATGAAGGCTGTTGGTGCCGGCAATTGTCTAATTAAGAACGAGGCATTTGATGTTAGGGGAACTTTTACCATACCGATGAAATTTCTTACGAATTTAACGGGAATGACATATTTAACTATATAATTGTTGTGAATGCTGCCATTTACGTTGTAAAAGATTTAAAAAACTACTTTTTAATTATGTTTTTACTTTTTGTTAAAATGAAACCTAAAAATAGAACCTTGCCCAGGTGTGCTTTCTACAGTGATTTTACCGTTCATGGCTTCCATTTGGTTTTTTGTGATGTAAAGACCAATACCTCTAGATTCTTTGTTTCTATGAAAGGTCTTATAAAGACCAAAAAGTTGGTCTCCATACTTTTCCAAATCTATCCCCAATCCGTTATCCTCAACGCTTAAAGTGGTATAGTTTTTATCTTCCTGTACGCTTAAAATTATGATAGGTTTTTTTTCTTCACACCTATATTTAATAGAATTGGTAATGCAGTTGGTCAAAATACTATTTAAGTAAGCTGGTAAAGCTTTAATAGTCGTGTTATCTGAAATTTCATTAATAATTTTACCATTGGTCTGTTTAAGCAACCCTGCTACATTTTGCTCCACAACAAAAACACTTTCGTTAAGGTTAAGTGATTTCTTTTCATTGTTTACATTTGATTTTACCGCTACAATTTCCCTAAGACCTTTAATTGTTTCAGATAAATTGTCAGATGCGTTAAAAAGCATTGTCATATACTTATTTCGCTGGGTTAGGCCTTTCTCGTCATTAAGAAAGTTTAAGAGCAACGAAAAGTTAGTAGCGTGTGTTTTAAGGTTGTGAGAAACCATGTGGGCAAAATTAAGAAGTTGATCATTTTTTTCTCTTGATGCCGAAATGGTATTCTTTAATTTTTTTTCTAATTTGGTTTGTGTGGTAATATTTTCTACAGTGCAGAGAATACTCTTTTTATTGTTTTTACCCACAACTAAATTACCTGTAACCTTTAAATTTAAATGATGTTTTAGTTTATTGGTGAAGGTGAATTTAACAGGCTTAAATGCGCCGTTTTCTTCTAATTGATCTGTTAAACTTTCTAATTTTCCGGTGACTGAAGAATTAACGAATTTTTTAAAGCTCTGGTTTAAGAAAGTGGGCTTCTCAAATCCAGATAATTTTAAAAATTGATGATTGACATTTATAAATCTCCCAGTTTCAAAATCAACAATGGCAAGACCTTGAGGAATTTTCTCAAATAATGGGTATTCATTAAGTTCGTCTTCTAATTTTGAAAGTTGAACATCTATTTGATTTTCTTTATCAACCTCTTGAATGGTTCCTATGACTCTAATGCATTTACCATCTTTAAACTTTGGTCTACCAATGGTGTTTACCCAAATAATATTCCCATTCTGTTGTTTAAGTTGAGCTTTTACATTCCAAGGTTTTCCTAGGTTGATAGCCTCTTCCACTGCTTTTTGTATTATTTTTTTAGAGTCATCTATGTAAAAAGCAATGGCATTGTCTAAAGTTGGTTCAAAGTCGGTTTTTACACCATATATTTTATTTACAATTGGTGTCCAGTGTAAAGAGTTGTTGATAATGTCAAGCTCCCAACTGCCAATTTTTGCGACAGAACTTTTATTATTAAGTAACAGTTTTGTTTTATTCAGTTCCCGTTCTAATTCTTCTGTTTTTGAAATGGGCTCAACTTTAATGATCACACCAATTATATTTCCATATCCATCTTTCCAAGGATTTAAGTGCCATATGGAATCTTCAGATGAATAATGACAATCTTTAGCGTTGTATTTAAACTTAATGTCCCGTAAACCGTCTAAACTATATTTTAAACGGGTAGAAAGATCTTGAGACAGTTCAGGAAATAGACTTGTAAAGTTTTCACCTTCTATTTGGTCAA
This genomic window contains:
- a CDS encoding ATP-binding protein, with protein sequence MLKSKNSSSFSLDWINQIPSSIAIIDTGFNLMSASPRWLANFQLDLDQIEGENFTSLFPELSQDLSTRLKYSLDGLRDIKFKYNAKDCHYSSEDSIWHLNPWKDGYGNIIGVIIKVEPISKTEELERELNKTKLLLNNKSSVAKIGSWELDIINNSLHWTPIVNKIYGVKTDFEPTLDNAIAFYIDDSKKIIQKAVEEAINLGKPWNVKAQLKQQNGNIIWVNTIGRPKFKDGKCIRVIGTIQEVDKENQIDVQLSKLEDELNEYPLFEKIPQGLAIVDFETGRFINVNHQFLKLSGFEKPTFLNQSFKKFVNSSVTGKLESLTDQLEENGAFKPVKFTFTNKLKHHLNLKVTGNLVVGKNNKKSILCTVENITTQTKLEKKLKNTISASREKNDQLLNFAHMVSHNLKTHATNFSLLLNFLNDEKGLTQRNKYMTMLFNASDNLSETIKGLREIVAVKSNVNNEKKSLNLNESVFVVEQNVAGLLKQTNGKIINEISDNTTIKALPAYLNSILTNCITNSIKYRCEEKKPIIILSVQEDKNYTTLSVEDNGLGIDLEKYGDQLFGLYKTFHRNKESRGIGLYITKNQMEAMNGKITVESTPGQGSIFRFHFNKK